A single window of Rubripirellula lacrimiformis DNA harbors:
- a CDS encoding type II toxin-antitoxin system VapC family toxin yields MLFDTSALVAILSATDVHHADCIAELRKMVGPRVTTWPVITEAHYLLRREPKAQEKLLDIVSSRTVLAHALDASFLNWMKPFVNRYQDQEVQIADASLVWLAEKLKTNAVFTLDRRDFSTFQIHRGYASEAFAIIPELG; encoded by the coding sequence GTGCTGTTCGATACGTCTGCGCTCGTCGCCATTCTCTCAGCGACCGACGTACATCACGCTGATTGCATCGCCGAACTTCGGAAGATGGTTGGTCCCCGCGTGACGACATGGCCTGTGATCACTGAAGCCCACTACTTACTTCGTCGAGAGCCGAAAGCACAGGAGAAGCTTCTGGATATTGTGTCGTCCAGAACGGTGCTGGCACATGCGTTGGACGCTTCGTTTTTGAATTGGATGAAACCCTTCGTGAACCGGTACCAAGATCAAGAAGTGCAGATCGCCGACGCATCGCTTGTCTGGCTAGCCGAAAAGCTAAAGACCAACGCCGTGTTTACCCTTGATCGCCGTGATTTTTCCACGTTTCAAATTCACAGAGGCTACGCCAGTGAAGCATTTGCGATCATTCCCGAATTGGGTTGA
- a CDS encoding YkgJ family cysteine cluster protein, which translates to MEKQFECDQCGACCQGHLIVEVYDIDVLREPKLENADQKYARIDPNLPLAYELDQEGNCLIIACGSACSFLKENFDCAIYPTRPNVCVAMQAGSEQCQSARQSADLDALQPVQG; encoded by the coding sequence ATGGAAAAGCAATTCGAATGCGATCAGTGCGGAGCATGCTGTCAGGGGCACTTAATCGTAGAGGTTTACGACATCGACGTCCTGCGCGAACCCAAACTGGAGAACGCAGATCAAAAATACGCACGCATCGATCCGAATTTGCCATTGGCCTACGAACTGGATCAGGAAGGCAACTGCCTGATCATTGCATGCGGGAGTGCATGCTCGTTCCTGAAAGAAAATTTCGATTGTGCAATCTATCCGACACGTCCCAATGTATGCGTTGCGATGCAAGCAGGTAGCGAACAGTGCCAGAGTGCGCGGCAATCCGCCGACCTTGACGCACTTCAGCCAGTTCAGGGTTGA
- a CDS encoding DUF3991 and TOPRIM domain-containing protein has translation MDTRNDELEQFKRLNLHDYAVSRGFVVDRKKSSRHSVVVRHPRGDKLIIGKAPTGQFFYFNALGADSGTIIDLVQALDGGTLGDVRKTLRAYDGLPAVRAPSSTLPFEIQPSRHDAAAVLSAWMRAKPIKSGHPYLTDIRGISEEVQLHPAFRDRIRIDSRGNMVVPHFNRSGLCGFELENGNRERTTFTGFSPGGVKALACSRPQSDDRTMIVCETAVDMFSVATLEGVDGKRFFSTAGQTSEMQSECLRHAAAKMPNNSRILLAFDNDEGGRKLAFQVRRALQNCGLPVHDHFPPTVGAGWNDVLQQTRQHDSPEPQMRG, from the coding sequence ATGGACACGCGAAACGATGAACTCGAACAATTCAAACGCTTGAACTTGCATGACTACGCCGTCTCTCGTGGATTCGTGGTCGATCGCAAGAAATCCAGTCGGCACAGCGTGGTCGTTCGTCATCCGCGCGGCGACAAGCTGATCATAGGCAAGGCGCCAACCGGCCAGTTTTTCTACTTCAACGCTTTGGGAGCGGACTCTGGCACGATCATCGATCTTGTTCAGGCTCTTGATGGCGGCACCCTTGGCGACGTCCGCAAAACGCTGCGAGCCTACGATGGGTTGCCAGCGGTGCGAGCCCCCTCCTCCACGTTGCCATTTGAAATTCAACCGTCACGGCATGATGCCGCCGCCGTCTTATCTGCATGGATGCGTGCGAAGCCGATCAAGTCAGGGCATCCCTATCTGACCGACATTCGTGGAATCAGTGAAGAGGTTCAATTACATCCGGCATTTCGCGACCGTATCCGTATCGATTCGCGAGGCAACATGGTCGTTCCTCACTTCAATCGCTCCGGCCTGTGCGGCTTTGAGCTCGAAAACGGCAACCGGGAGCGAACCACGTTCACGGGTTTCAGCCCCGGCGGCGTGAAGGCGCTTGCCTGCTCACGTCCCCAAAGTGACGACCGCACGATGATCGTCTGCGAAACCGCCGTCGACATGTTTAGTGTAGCGACGCTTGAGGGCGTCGACGGTAAGCGTTTCTTTAGCACAGCCGGTCAAACGAGCGAGATGCAATCCGAGTGCTTGCGCCACGCAGCGGCCAAGATGCCGAACAATTCCAGGATCCTGTTAGCCTTCGATAACGATGAAGGAGGACGGAAACTTGCATTTCAGGTCCGGAGAGCACTGCAGAACTGCGGTTTGCCGGTCCACGACCACTTTCCGCCGACGGTTGGCGCCGGCTGGAACGACGTGCTTCAGCAAACACGACAACACGATTCACCGGAACCACAGATGCGCGGCTAA
- a CDS encoding phosphoglycerate kinase → MGLDMYANFTTETIKQPVDFKVGSATQIHCWRKHPDLHGWMQHLYYDKGGQQDFNCVPVVLDLDDLDRLELTMKAGSLPQTQGFFFGTSDGTELDDDFDFLDKARRAIAEGYTVFYQAWW, encoded by the coding sequence ATGGGACTCGATATGTACGCAAACTTCACCACCGAGACAATCAAACAACCGGTCGACTTTAAGGTCGGTTCGGCCACGCAGATCCACTGCTGGCGAAAACACCCCGATCTTCACGGGTGGATGCAACATCTTTACTACGACAAAGGTGGCCAGCAGGATTTTAACTGTGTACCGGTCGTTCTCGATCTGGATGACTTGGACCGTTTGGAACTCACCATGAAGGCGGGCAGCTTGCCTCAAACGCAAGGCTTCTTCTTCGGTACTTCCGACGGAACCGAACTGGACGACGATTTCGACTTCTTGGATAAAGCAAGACGAGCCATCGCGGAGGGTTACACCGTTTTCTACCAAGCATGGTGGTAG